TTGGTAAAGCTGTTGCCTAGCATTATGCATAGCAGCAGATTCATCCTAAATGCCTTTGGATTTTTTCCCCTACATTTagtttcttgaaatactttattccaGAGGCTTTGTACAAGCTTGCGTTCATGCATTAATATTTTCTGCTACTCATCTGATAACGATCAAACAAAAAACTTGGGAACGTTTCCATTTGTGTAAGAAGTGTGGGAGGTATCTGATAAGTACTAAcgcagaggtgaggtgaatgcaaatgacctttattcaacaagataacgagcctttatacaaacagttgaggtcaACAATGTCAAAAAACTCAAACAATGTGAACCATGTTTTATCTATCATCAGTGCGGAAGAGAGCAATAGATgaaaaaagcaatatcattattCTGTATGAGCGTGTATGTAACGCgtatggtacatggctcccctcctaaaaaaagacatgcatgtgaaatagggcatatggatctagagaggcaaactgtaggtgggtcatcttgcaggagatatgcaggttttagataaTCAAGATAccctgtcttctttaccacgaatccTAATTAAGAAAGCCTTGGGACTGCAACGGATCATGAGGAAATAAGACCTGGAAAGGGCACGTCAATGGTGGTTTGCTTACATCGGTGCACAAGACAACATTCGTTGTGGCGTGTAAATCTCTGGGTAAGTGTTGCTTTGCTGGGTACTTGTAAGTATGGTgagagggagtaaattttcccacaacatgatgtaggtgcTGGTGAATATCAGAGGatattgcagatggaaaaaattcagaagggatgaccaacgggttccTTCACACCAttacagctgccaagacatccagagaGTCCCCAGGAGTGGTTCTTCATGCCAGGGGGACAAAGGGAAGGTGATCAAACCATTTGAAGTCTttgcagaaggacatcaaagctgctttgagagtgcaataAAAATTTCCAACCCTTCTATTGGCTGCTGGGTTATAGGCCGTTGTCAGATGTAGTATGATACtcaggagactcgctaatgatgttcacaattgagaggtgaaagtggtacccctctcaAAAGTAATACAGTCAGACCTCGTTAATTGCGGTTTCTCGCTTCgcggtttcgttttttttttttttgcgggcagGGAGAAACAAAAATCTTTGTAAAGAAAGAACCTAGGTGCCAGTCTTAGATATCATTGGTTTCCTCTgtcaatagtagaacaccaccttcATCTGTATgggggaaagtaaaaaagatagtagAAAAATTTACCTCCAACCCACCATCCGCGTTGAAGGTAAAAGGTcaatatgtgactggagcaacgGAGGTTAGTAATGCTTTGGCAGAATATTTCTTCACTGTATCATGCACTGTATCAttgcaacagaaaaggaggaatcttacaaCGTTCTTTTTAACCAAAAAAATTCGATTCCACAATTTTATGCACCTGAGGATTGATCCTCAGGGAGTATGCTACAGGTATCAGGAGAACTCAGATGTACATCGGCCGAGTTTTCAGATCACTGATGCGTGAGGAACCACTAGCATTTGTCACTCCCCTTTGGAGGCTGGAGACTTATGTTGTAACTGTGCAGATTGATGAGTTTGATGTAAGGAAGGCTTGGTCTTCCTTCAGTCTTTCAGGTAGCCCTTCCATGGTCTTTTTAagggagctggtagctaaggctaTATCTCTCCTGGTACTCCCCTTTGAATCTAACTTTGTCTCAGTTTCCCCAGTGACGTCTGTTAAGGTAGCCACTAACCAAGCAAGAATGGTGGTGGATGTTAGCTTTAAAGATTAAGAGATCTGTTGCCCCACTCTTAGTGGTACTATGTGTTACTACCATTAGAAAGTtattacactggatccctctttctggttttGGTtcactttttcctttgcctacacatactcgaAATAttttggcctgttctttacacattctcctaatttatcatacacctggcaacactgagataaatgagcaattcttctttactcacgcTGTTAACtaatgccttggttaggttagaagagactctttagctatggtaaacagctcttctagtagaaggacactccaaaatcaaacgattgttctctagtcttagatagtgccataacctctctactgtgatcttgggttagagttctcctgctttagggtacactcggtcacactattttaccttttctcttcctcttagcttttgaaatggtgtgttgggcaagtATGATAGATGGGtcatggatgcctagtggtttatcaagaggtttggATTTCCTTATGTGTTTCTTCATCTTCCTTacaagtattcattttcaaaaccatccatactgtcctcccttcaattgAGGTGCATATCATGGAGGGTACTTAGCCTTTCATGGTGTGTCGTCACTGCCCTTTTGACTAATTTTATCCGAAATTTTACTTTTAGTCTATGTATTGTATTagtcactttgtatatatatatatatatatatatatatatatatatatatatatatatatatatatatatatatatatatatatatatatatatatatatatatatatgcacattttgttgatattattattgttaaacttGTATTTAGTATGATGAatctttattgcttttaattcttatcctgtctgaaGACATTGAGCAAAACCCGGGACCGTATTGGTCTTGGGTTTCACCAATGTTgtttactgtattgtaatattcttgGACTGCATGCCAATATTCAGCACATAGAGGttacctccagacagtatgatatactTTCATGTTTAGAAATTTTGATAACTGAAATAAGGCTCTCATCTGTACTCCTAATTACAGGTTCTAataaactaataattttgaaacagggtGTCATCCCTAGGGAAAGGGAAATAGCGGTGTatgttaggactgagtaccctgcttctcataagtcctgttataaATATGggtgtcatgagatttaggtattTAAAGTTTGTGCCAGggataacaacttctatttgtgttcgatctattagAATCCAGTCATAGATGATTTTACCTTCGATTGCCTTTttaacattatggctaagatacaacaaAATGATGGAAAgatctcttttgtttttgtttgtagtTTTagtgctcactatagggagtgttTAAttgtgtttctcctactgattgccatggctaaaGAGCTAAGGACTTTGCTCTTAAAACAGACAGTGAGCAaaccataagtgaagctactcactggtGTGATAACTGCTTTTGAGCTaatatacactgattcccctgacaTTTTAACAAGTGAGGTTTGTtcaccagttgggacatctgatctacCTTAATTTCATTACTAGTCCAGACTGGGAAGCCTATCCCCGATGTGTCATACTTATGTaaggtttatataaaatctcaagcagactggaatggcatttgagtgatcttttgaatttAAATTAATCACAGTTGTACAAAAGTGctgagcctgttgttcttttgaatgagaatctggtcagcaTGATTAATAAGTGTATTCCCTCTTATGTGCTAAAGTTACAAGTGAAAGTTAAACCCTCGTTtaatgatgattatagacatgcTTATTATGAGAAGTAGGAAGCCTATcatgtttggaagggtaacagatcaggtttGATGTGGAATAACTATAAGTtaagagcttttactcagagactCTATACTTCAATGAAAAGGGATACAATTTAACTATGATAGAAATGCTTTCTGGTACAAACTAGGAGCCTAAGTGGTGAACTACCCTTAAAATGCATTCTTTGGTATAAATACACATAAGGGgacagctctgtcactcactgtccaaaggaaaggttgATTCTTTCGGCTGATATGCTTGGCAATaagctgagtaatgagaaactttatctttttcattggcCATTCCAGCTTACACTAAAGTCATACTGCTAATTAAATGACTTAGCTCTGCTGAAGTAATAATCTTTTTATGGAGGACTTAGTTTATATTGCtaggaaaaaaaatgataacaatactaaGATATTTGATCTGTTTGTTTGGGGAATTGGGTTTTGAAGTGAATAACTTTGTACTGTATACCCAATGTAACTGATGGTCTCACAGAAGTTGCTTTGCATTACGAAATATGTAAAGGGGTGAAAAGGGATTTTTAGATGCTCAAATGTATAACAAGAATAAATGAAGAAGAGAATAGAATAAAGAACCTGTTATGTACATTTAGGATAATTACAGTTTAGAAAGTTGCCCTTTTATTTTAGAAAACTTCAACATATTCACCTTTCCCTTTTCCAATTCTAGTTGTTCTCTAATATCTCAGACTTTttatcccaaaggaaataatcatcCAACTCTTGTGGCAAGATTGTGTAAACTACAGGAACTATCTGCAAGAGAAACTGTACTGGGATAAAGGTTTATGCTGGAAGACTTTGATGCAATATATGGTATGTCAGAATAAACAGTTCAGCATTAACTTTCTCTTTGTTggcttttgaagatagtattgaataggATGTCATTTTGTAATAAGGAAAGGTTGAGGAAATATGATTCCTCAGAATTTTaagtgaaaagtgaaattgaagatttgTCTTTACTCTCTGCATTGAAGCTGGAAAataatgattaagtttttttttacagtGCTGAGCTCTTTAATGATGGTTCTCTTTTCATGGATCCagacatggaattcaaagcagagccagaattcaAAGCATACCCAGAGTTATTTGAGTCAAGTGACATTGACGTGAAATATTGTTATGACTATGATGTAACattgagtgaggatgatctacAAGGTTGCCGAAAGGAAGACAGCAAGGAGGATAAAACTGTAAAGACTTATTTAAATGTAGGTTTGAAAGAGGAATGTGATAAAGGGGAAGTCGGTAAAGAGGTAAATCAAATAAAAGAGAAGATTGAAAACAGTGACTGTGACACCTATCTATGTCAGGAAAATTATCCCAAAACCAACACTAACGTTGATATGAGAGAGACTGAGGGGAAATAATTTAGTGAAATACTTAACACCAACATTCACATGCTAATTGACACTGGAGGCCAGTTTATATGCAGAAAATGTAGCAAAATATTTTCTAAACAAGTACATCTTGAAGCCCATTATAAAAATTACACTAGGAGGAGGTCATTCAAGTGTAGTGAATGTGGCAAAGGGATTTTTGTAAAGGTGAACTATCAAAACAtcgtagaattcatactggggagaagcaattcaagtgcaatgtctgtgacaaagcattttttcAGTGTAATGATCTCACAACAtatcatagaattcacactggccAATAGAATTGAAGAAACCAAAGCAATATCACTGGAAGATCGATCCAAGCTGATTAAACTTAAAGAAAATGAAGAACTTAAAGCTTCGGTGAATAAAGTCAACACAGGTCTTGCTAGAATGGTCCCGGCAGGATTAAGTCTGACAGGAATTAATCATATCAATTATGGTGCAGCTTGGTACATACAAAGTAAGATCATACAAGATTATAAAGAGACGAGAGGAACCCAGCCAAAGAAAAGAAATGTAGAGCCAACATGAAAAAGAAACAACATGATAAAATAAACCAGTTAAGGACAGAGATCTGGCAAATGCCCACGTATATGAAAGGCCAAAATCACACTCAAAATCtgcttaagaaaataagaaaaataaaaaaaaactatggaacagatgataaGCAAACGAGAAGAAAACTAGCAGAACACTAAGCCAAAGTAAGGGCCCTAGTTgcacaaaaaagaaacaaagaacataAGAGAAAAGCAAAACAGATAAACAGGTAGGTTGGTGAAAATCCAAAGGTTGTGTATAGAAATATGGTAAAAGAAACAGTCGAGGTACGAACACCACCTAGCATGGAAGATCTGGAGAGGTTTTGGAAGCCATTGTTTGAAGACGCGACACAACACCAAGAGAATTCAGGGAATTGATACCATTAGGCAAAAGAACAGCCTGAAACAACAAATGCCTCCAATAAGGTTCACCACAGAAAAGTTagcaagaaaactaaaaaaaaatatatggtagtAATTTCAAAACTCCAGGAGTAGACAAGATTCCAAATTTCTGGCTAAAAAAGATCACAGTGCTACACCAACACTAAAAAACAAGTCTTTTCAAGAATGATGCTAGGAGAAGAAGAATCACCAGAGTGGCTCACAATGGGAAACACCACTCTCCTCCCTATGAGCTGTGAGACCGATCTTTCCAACAGATATAGGCCCATCTGCTGTCTACCAGCAACCTACAAATACCTCACAGGAATCATAGCAGATGATATCTATGAACACTTAGATCAAGgtaaatatatggaaaaagaacAAGAGGGATGTACAAGAAACAAACTTAGAACCAAATATCAGTTGCTAATTAACAAAACAATACCAGACGACTATTAGAAAAGGCAAATGAACCTTAGTATGGCTTGGATAGACAATAAGTAGGCATTTCACAGTGTGCCACACTCCGAGATACTTGAATGTCTGGAATTATATAACATCAATGAGAAAATAAGATCATTCCTGTCAGTTCAGATGGTTAAGTGGAAGACCATCATCTATCTTTAACACATTGAGGGCCAGATAGTAATTCCGGACATAAAAAAACAAAGAGGAATATTCCAGGGTAACAGCCTCTCATCACTTTTCTTCTGCTTGGCTATAGACCGGCTTAGTAAAATCTTGTATGACCTTAACACCGGCTAAGACCTAAGCAGAAGCAGAAGTAGAAAAGACAACAAAATAGTGAACCACCTGCTCTTCATGGATGACCTCAAACTATATGCAGACACGGGGGAAAAATTGGAAGAACTAATTAGGACAGTCCACAGATTTTCAAGTGACATCTGCATGGACTTTGGATTAGATAAATGTGCTGAGATTTCCATCAAGAAAGGAAAGAAAGTAACATCAGAAGGAATAGGAGTAGAAGAAGGTATGTTTGTAGATATGTCAGAGGATTCTGCATATAAGTACttgggaatagaaaaaaataattgtataaaacacaagaaaatgagagagaagataaagaaagaatacCTCAGCCGCCTAAAGAAGATCTGTAAGTCAGAATTATCACCAAAACATAAGATCACTGCCATAAATCAGCTAGCGATGCCAAAGGTGACCTATGGTTTTGGTATTGCAGACTGGCCACAAGGTGAGATAGATAGGATAGATGATAAGACTAGGCAGATTCTCACCTTGCATAAAGTCACATATAGAAACCAGTGCATGGACAGAATATACCTCCCACGCAGAGAAGGTGGACTAGGCATAACTGAAACCAATCAAGCCTACAGAGCAGCAATAGTAAGTATAGGGCAATACTTAAAATGCCCTGAGAATGAATACATCAAAAAGGTTGCCcaacatcataatgaaccctgGCCCAACTAACATCAATAACAAAGCAGGCTAAGAACTTCGCAAGAGAATTGCTAGAAGAAACAAAGGTAACTGAACAGACTCCAGCAACAATGATAGCCAGGAAGACCAGGCAGAAAGTCAGTTCTAGAGAGGAAAAACTTGGAATGGAAAGGTGGAAACACCATGGAAGAGCAGAAATATTCCATGAAGAACTTGAAAAAGATTACATGGACAAAGAACAGTCACTCAGATGTACAAGTAATGGAAATTTAGGttttgatggagaaaggatgaTAATAGGAGCACAAGACCAAGGGGTCCTAACAAACTGCTTAAAGAAAATGGTGGACATATCAGGAAACGATCAGTGTAGATTTTGTCATGCAGCAGTTGAGAGTGTTGATCATCTGGTTTCAGCCTGCCAGACCCCGCTTGCAAATGGTCACTACACAGCTCGCCACAAtaagatctgtaaatatatactgtacattgaaaaatatgtaaagaatacaaaattgaagtTAAAGATAAGGTATGGGAGCATGAACCAGATCCAGTTACCTCCAGTAAATGGATTACCATCTTTTATGATAAGATAATCCCGACAGGAAGATATATAGGAGGCGGTGCTATAagacctgatattgtgatctggaataaagaagaaaaaaactgcaaagattatagatgtgacaTTACCCAGTGATTTTGGCTTCAATAGAGCTGAGAggcaaaaaataacaaaatatcaagaactaaAGAACGACCTGAAAAGTACATAggaactgaaagaaataggaataatacctTTGGTTGTGTGGCAACAGGACTAATGAAGAAAATCCTGAGACAATACGTTCAGGCTATAGCAAGTTTCCAAGCATaaatgaggtgcagattgctgccatcaagggaactGTGGCCATTTTGAAAAGAGCCCTCCGATATAAGGCTAGTGGAACATAGAGGTGCAACCATAGACCTCAGGCTGGGGTCCACTTGTATAGTGGAAGAAGAATAATGTCGGAAACGTAAACAAAGCAGCTCCTAATAATTTGACATTTTGGACGGtttttatcatgaataactaatcTTCCGTTTGTGACATAGTGCATGAGTGGTCAGAGCATATTGTGGCAGTGTACGTCAGCACAATTGATACAGCTTTGTTATTTTATTAGCAATATACTATCATTGCCTGACCAtcctcaaacaattttttttttctggttgccATGG
This Palaemon carinicauda isolate YSFRI2023 chromosome 25, ASM3689809v2, whole genome shotgun sequence DNA region includes the following protein-coding sequences:
- the LOC137618933 gene encoding uncharacterized protein T26G10.4-like, which translates into the protein MDDLKLYADTGEKLEELIRTVHRFSSDICMDFGLDKCAEISIKKGKKVTSEGIGVEEGMFVDMSEDSAYKYLGIEKNNCIKHKKMREKIKKEYLSRLKKICKSELSPKHKITAINQLAMPKVTYGFGIADWPQGEIDRIDDKTRQILTLHKVTYRNQCMDRIYLPRREGGLGITETNQAYRAAIVSIGQYLKCPENEYIKKVAQHHNEPWPN